One stretch of Treponema pectinovorum DNA includes these proteins:
- a CDS encoding NAD(P)-dependent oxidoreductase, with amino-acid sequence MQEDVPGYTVAQAVEEARRCLNCPKPLCRAGCPIENEIPQFNQALAQGNFGEAYKIISKKSNLPAICGRVCPHENQCEGHCVMAKAGKGIKIGRIERFIADFYSENQLSSEKLVPKTKGKVAVIGSGPAGLTVAGDLARKGYNVVVYEGEAEPGGVLLYGIPDFRLPKEVVRREVKNIEALGVTFICNTMVGKDITIDKMFEEGFDAVFIGTGTAIAKGLNLPGEKLKGVIQSSYLLRMTRLFLDGNVGRDEVPVEEGDEVIVIGAGNVAMDACRTANLMKAKKITDCYRKSIEFMRASKAEYESAVKDGAEFKWEHVPLEILGEDGKVTGLKVSTPEGEKVIPANKILLAVGSKPAARVITSTNGIDTDESGYVVTQQKPYGMTTKKGVFAGGDVVHKPATVVLAMKEAKKVAQGISDYIEARKLLGI; translated from the coding sequence ATGCAAGAAGATGTTCCAGGTTATACCGTAGCGCAGGCAGTTGAGGAAGCCCGCCGCTGTTTAAACTGTCCAAAACCACTTTGCCGTGCAGGCTGCCCTATAGAAAATGAAATTCCTCAGTTTAATCAGGCTTTAGCACAGGGAAATTTTGGAGAAGCTTACAAGATAATCTCTAAAAAAAGCAATCTTCCTGCTATTTGTGGAAGGGTTTGCCCTCATGAAAATCAATGTGAAGGCCATTGTGTTATGGCAAAAGCAGGAAAGGGCATAAAAATTGGTCGTATAGAAAGATTTATTGCAGATTTTTATTCTGAAAATCAACTTTCAAGCGAAAAACTGGTTCCAAAAACAAAAGGCAAGGTTGCAGTTATTGGTTCTGGTCCCGCAGGTCTTACAGTTGCAGGCGATTTGGCAAGAAAAGGTTATAATGTTGTTGTTTACGAAGGCGAAGCAGAGCCTGGTGGAGTTTTACTCTATGGAATTCCAGATTTCCGTCTGCCAAAAGAAGTTGTTCGTCGCGAAGTTAAAAATATAGAAGCTTTGGGCGTAACTTTTATCTGCAACACAATGGTTGGAAAAGATATAACAATCGATAAAATGTTTGAAGAAGGCTTTGATGCAGTTTTTATCGGAACTGGAACCGCTATAGCAAAGGGGCTTAATCTCCCAGGAGAAAAATTAAAAGGCGTAATTCAGTCAAGTTATCTTTTGAGAATGACAAGGCTTTTTTTGGATGGCAATGTTGGGCGCGATGAAGTCCCAGTGGAAGAAGGGGACGAAGTTATCGTAATTGGAGCTGGAAACGTCGCAATGGATGCCTGCCGAACTGCAAATCTCATGAAAGCAAAGAAAATTACAGACTGCTATAGAAAAAGCATAGAGTTTATGCGAGCGTCAAAAGCAGAATACGAAAGTGCTGTAAAAGATGGTGCTGAGTTTAAATGGGAACATGTACCATTGGAAATATTGGGTGAAGATGGAAAGGTTACTGGTTTAAAAGTTTCTACTCCAGAAGGCGAAAAAGTAATTCCTGCAAATAAAATTCTTTTGGCAGTTGGCTCAAAACCTGCAGCTCGTGTAATTACATCCACTAATGGTATAGATACAGATGAATCTGGATATGTGGTAACTCAGCAAAAACCTTACGGTATGACAACAAAAAAAGGAGTTTTTGCCGGTGGAGACGTAGTTCACAAACCTGCAACTGTAGTCCTTGCTATGAAAGAAGCAAAAAAAGTCGCTCAAGGAATTAGCGACTATATAGAAGCGCGCAAACTTTTGGGAATTTAA
- a CDS encoding chemotaxis protein CheW produces MPEGNQIQLVTFQLGEELYGVNIMDVKEIVKVCNVRQIPNAPYYVEGIFNLRSEIIPVMNLHKRFQIKKMESTEDEEGEGGFIILNIDRNKIGIIIDKIARVVTIDMADVKAPPQMISGIGTEYIQGVIRQDGHYLIMLDIRRLFNPKELQKIFDKE; encoded by the coding sequence ATGCCAGAAGGAAATCAAATTCAACTTGTAACTTTTCAGCTTGGCGAAGAGCTTTATGGAGTGAACATTATGGATGTAAAGGAGATTGTTAAAGTCTGCAATGTTCGCCAAATTCCAAATGCACCTTACTATGTTGAAGGAATTTTTAACCTCAGAAGCGAAATAATTCCTGTAATGAATCTTCATAAGCGTTTCCAGATAAAAAAAATGGAATCAACAGAAGATGAAGAGGGTGAAGGTGGTTTTATCATCTTAAATATAGACAGAAATAAAATTGGTATAATAATTGATAAAATTGCTAGAGTTGTAACGATAGATATGGCAGACGTAAAAGCTCCTCCTCAGATGATAAGTGGAATTGGTACTGAATATATTCAGGGAGTAATTCGTCAGGACGGTCATTATCTTATAATGCTGGATATAAGGCGATTGTTTAATCCTAAAGAACTTCAAAAAATTTTTGACAAAGAATAA
- a CDS encoding DegT/DnrJ/EryC1/StrS family aminotransferase — translation MIQTFSSTIRRKEMDAVLTCLVDEKIGPGELNFRFMQSLKEYLGFSGAVAFRTPSIALSYALKALDLPKETPIMLSALAPFWQYAAVEEFGYKPLVLDVDEGTGVLNAKIVQEGIANGGRLLILHETMGILNEIEEIVALGIPVIEDISHSFGSTVFKDEELESETQKMQSKADKNIAGSFGIFAIMGLEEFDTVTGGGGAVLLSKEHKNWVVLKKYSDLAPRTDILPDINSALALVQLKEFSRNEEMRKNLFALFQRSLMSGKNRTFYRPANNPFTVWSFPVVLNGSFKDAKQYSAKKDIEIQLAYSDSIIAHLGEEEIQSLKVARSLNLRTVLFPLYPRLGSESAKKIAKVLGTLP, via the coding sequence ATGATTCAAACTTTCAGTTCTACAATTCGCAGAAAGGAAATGGATGCGGTTTTGACTTGTCTGGTAGATGAAAAAATTGGTCCAGGCGAGTTGAATTTTAGATTTATGCAATCCTTAAAGGAATATTTGGGTTTTTCGGGAGCGGTTGCATTTAGAACACCTTCAATAGCGTTGTCTTATGCTTTAAAAGCTTTGGATTTGCCAAAAGAGACTCCTATCATGCTGAGTGCGCTTGCACCTTTTTGGCAATATGCGGCTGTAGAAGAGTTTGGATATAAGCCTTTGGTTTTAGATGTTGATGAAGGAACTGGAGTTTTAAATGCAAAAATTGTTCAAGAAGGAATTGCCAACGGTGGTCGCCTTTTAATTTTGCACGAAACGATGGGAATTTTAAATGAGATTGAAGAAATTGTCGCATTGGGAATTCCTGTAATCGAGGATATTTCGCATTCGTTTGGTTCGACAGTTTTTAAAGATGAAGAATTAGAAAGCGAAACGCAAAAAATGCAATCCAAAGCGGATAAAAATATCGCAGGTTCTTTTGGAATTTTTGCGATAATGGGATTGGAAGAATTTGACACTGTTACGGGTGGTGGCGGTGCTGTTTTGCTTTCTAAAGAACACAAAAATTGGGTTGTCTTAAAAAAGTATTCAGATTTAGCTCCTCGTACAGACATTCTCCCGGATATAAATTCTGCTTTGGCTTTGGTTCAATTAAAGGAATTTTCTCGAAACGAAGAAATGCGCAAGAATCTGTTTGCTCTTTTTCAGCGTTCGCTTATGAGTGGGAAAAATAGGACATTTTATAGACCGGCAAATAATCCTTTTACGGTCTGGTCTTTTCCTGTTGTTTTGAACGGTAGTTTTAAAGATGCAAAGCAGTATTCAGCAAAAAAAGATATTGAAATTCAGCTTGCATATTCGGATAGCATAATTGCACATCTAGGTGAAGAAGAAATTCAATCTTTAAAAGTTGCGCGTTCACTAAATCTAAGGACTGTTTTATTCCCTCTTTATCCTAGACTTGGTTCGGAATCCGCTAAAAAAATTGCGAAAGTTTTAGGAACCCTACCTTAA
- a CDS encoding NAD(+)/NADH kinase codes for MVRCLIIVNTYKDESQKMGAEIKAHLNDCGIHSEVFLFNGFSEQYPFSGYDFVVTLGGDGTVLFAARGCAPEKIPIIPINFGTFGFIASVQKKSWKEEIHKFLEGNSQIVRRSMIESEIIRGGIRCFSTTGLNDVVLSAKNSAHTINFEVNYGSTPLGNFVADGIIFSTSTGSTAYSASAGGPIIDPFVDVICLTLLNPFSLSSRPLVLSPENEISIKILPSRVSDVIITVDGQIPNDLHVGDTIKIHQAKDKALLVGCTQEKFYNSLRQKLNWSGGPNA; via the coding sequence ATGGTAAGGTGTTTGATAATCGTTAACACTTATAAAGATGAATCGCAAAAGATGGGTGCAGAAATAAAAGCGCATTTAAACGATTGTGGCATTCATTCTGAAGTTTTTTTATTTAACGGATTTTCAGAACAATATCCCTTTAGTGGATATGATTTTGTTGTAACCTTGGGTGGCGACGGTACGGTTTTGTTTGCAGCTAGAGGTTGTGCTCCAGAAAAAATTCCCATAATACCGATAAATTTTGGCACCTTTGGCTTTATCGCTTCTGTGCAGAAAAAAAGTTGGAAAGAAGAAATACATAAATTTTTGGAAGGGAACTCGCAAATTGTAAGGCGCAGTATGATTGAAAGCGAGATAATCAGAGGTGGCATAAGATGTTTTTCCACAACTGGTTTGAATGATGTTGTTTTGAGTGCGAAAAATTCTGCACATACGATAAATTTTGAAGTGAATTACGGTTCAACGCCTTTAGGAAATTTTGTTGCAGACGGCATAATTTTTTCAACATCAACAGGTTCTACCGCTTATTCTGCAAGTGCAGGCGGCCCGATAATTGACCCCTTTGTCGATGTAATCTGTCTTACGCTTTTAAATCCATTCAGCCTTTCGAGCAGACCTTTGGTTTTGAGTCCAGAAAATGAAATTTCTATAAAAATCTTACCGAGTAGAGTTAGCGATGTGATAATAACTGTCGATGGTCAAATTCCCAATGATTTGCACGTTGGAGATACAATAAAAATTCATCAGGCAAAGGATAAGGCGCTTTTGGTCGGTTGCACTCAAGAAAAATTTTATAATTCTTTGCGCCAAAAATTGAATTGGTCTGGAGGTCCTAATGCTTGA
- the recN gene encoding DNA repair protein RecN, with protein MLEDLRIKNFALIDSAAIDFKKGFTVLSGETGAGKSLLIGALTFLLGGKGGVEQIRVGCSLAEVSGTFYLKGLSSPVDSSAIDEEDIKTPAQWLYVHGIECEDDRVLIRRTLRDNGKSAAWIGETPVTRSDLASFCNFLVDIHGQHEHQSLMRVGEHRKFLDSFAGLEEKVEKFKSLYSLLVEKRNTLLQLLTDDKNREQKIELLSFAVKEISEAKLKKDEDKDLDEEEKKLSSFEKLYSNVEEISSVFEGSDSGNGVVAMLKKIRSYCQACSSFDRELSQLDSRLESVFYELSDIADEYSKYKSSLTFDPERLAFVQERQTLIYNLKKKYASSQDSSISEVLKFAEDAQKKLDELSVGEKNKDSLKNEIAELEKQVYSMSKEISQERKIYAKSMSQKVMENLKTLGMNGTLFSVEVKEKNGSDLEQRCGPYGIDEIEFLIAANPGNPLQSLAKIASGGELSRVMLSIKTVLAQNDTVDTLVFDEIDTGIGGEVAVSVGHHLKKLAEKRQILCITHLASIAVYADNQFKISKKVSSSVTQTDVKEIEGEQRVEEIARMLSGDTVSQESLEHARSMLLKFSKSGGS; from the coding sequence ATGCTTGAAGATTTGCGTATAAAAAATTTTGCGCTGATAGACAGCGCCGCTATAGATTTTAAAAAAGGCTTTACGGTTTTATCTGGCGAAACTGGTGCTGGAAAATCCCTTTTAATCGGTGCGCTGACTTTTCTTTTAGGCGGAAAAGGTGGAGTGGAGCAGATTAGAGTTGGCTGTTCTCTTGCAGAAGTCAGCGGAACTTTTTATTTGAAAGGGCTTTCTTCCCCTGTAGATTCATCGGCAATCGATGAAGAAGATATAAAAACACCTGCACAGTGGCTTTATGTTCACGGAATTGAATGCGAAGATGATAGAGTTTTGATACGCAGAACGCTAAGAGATAACGGAAAATCTGCGGCATGGATAGGAGAAACCCCTGTTACAAGAAGCGATTTAGCGTCTTTTTGTAATTTTTTGGTCGATATACACGGCCAGCATGAACATCAATCTCTTATGAGGGTGGGCGAGCATAGAAAATTTCTGGATAGTTTTGCGGGGCTTGAAGAAAAGGTTGAAAAATTCAAGTCGCTTTATTCACTTTTGGTGGAAAAACGAAATACTCTTTTGCAGTTGTTGACGGATGATAAAAATCGCGAGCAAAAAATTGAACTACTTTCGTTTGCTGTAAAAGAAATCAGCGAAGCAAAATTAAAAAAAGATGAAGATAAGGATTTAGACGAAGAAGAGAAAAAACTTTCTTCGTTTGAAAAACTCTATTCAAACGTGGAAGAAATTTCAAGTGTTTTTGAAGGAAGCGATAGTGGAAATGGTGTTGTTGCAATGCTAAAAAAAATTCGTTCATACTGCCAAGCCTGTTCTTCGTTTGATAGGGAACTTTCACAGCTCGATTCACGGCTTGAAAGCGTTTTTTATGAATTGAGCGATATTGCAGATGAATATTCAAAATACAAAAGTTCACTAACCTTTGATCCAGAAAGGCTCGCTTTTGTTCAAGAACGACAAACCTTAATTTACAATTTAAAGAAAAAATATGCTTCTTCTCAGGATTCATCAATCTCGGAAGTTTTAAAATTTGCAGAAGATGCACAAAAAAAACTCGACGAATTGAGCGTTGGAGAAAAAAATAAAGATTCCCTCAAAAACGAAATAGCAGAACTTGAAAAACAGGTTTATTCGATGTCAAAAGAAATTTCTCAAGAGAGAAAAATCTATGCTAAGTCGATGTCCCAAAAAGTTATGGAAAATCTAAAAACTTTGGGAATGAACGGAACTTTATTTTCTGTTGAAGTAAAAGAAAAAAATGGAAGCGATTTAGAACAGCGTTGCGGTCCTTATGGGATTGACGAAATCGAATTTTTAATTGCTGCAAATCCTGGAAATCCGCTTCAAAGCCTTGCAAAAATCGCTTCTGGTGGCGAATTAAGTCGTGTGATGCTTTCTATAAAGACAGTTTTGGCTCAAAACGACACGGTTGACACTTTGGTTTTTGACGAAATAGATACCGGCATTGGCGGCGAAGTTGCAGTTTCCGTGGGACACCACCTTAAAAAACTTGCAGAAAAAAGACAAATTTTATGTATCACGCATCTTGCAAGTATTGCCGTTTATGCCGATAATCAATTCAAGATTTCTAAGAAGGTTTCTTCTAGTGTTACTCAAACTGATGTAAAAGAAATTGAAGGTGAACAAAGGGTAGAAGAAATTGCGCGTATGCTCTCTGGTGATACGGTAAGTCAAGAATCGCTCGAACATGCGAGGTCGATGCTGTTGAAATTTTCTAAATCAGGAGGAAGTTGA
- a CDS encoding HD domain-containing protein — MLNKKLILKLFEGFSIQRWNDLIRPFELVEMDKAAERMVVAYIIGKYEESAGKKVNWTWIIYASLFELLKKIALCDIKSPVQQMIRKQFPKEYLKLNEWVLKQYKGLIKDEDLYSEFTLYIARTAGNFPMPEELKLSSRILRSAHKFSTLRELQMIECVNEESRLSKIRKDLNENIQKYLDLRGMQLLVTKQRPFDFIMMIEQLRFQTRWNQTPRVPKTSVLGHCYFV, encoded by the coding sequence ATGCTCAACAAAAAGCTCATCTTGAAATTGTTCGAAGGTTTTTCGATACAGCGTTGGAATGATTTGATTCGTCCTTTTGAATTGGTAGAGATGGATAAGGCAGCAGAACGCATGGTTGTTGCCTATATAATCGGTAAGTATGAGGAATCTGCTGGAAAAAAAGTGAATTGGACTTGGATTATTTACGCATCTTTGTTTGAACTTTTAAAAAAAATTGCGCTTTGCGATATAAAAAGTCCAGTTCAGCAGATGATAAGAAAACAATTTCCAAAAGAATATCTAAAGTTAAACGAATGGGTTTTAAAGCAGTACAAGGGGTTGATAAAAGACGAAGATTTATATTCAGAGTTTACACTTTATATCGCTCGCACTGCGGGGAATTTTCCTATGCCAGAAGAATTAAAACTTTCGTCTAGGATTTTGCGTTCCGCCCATAAGTTTTCGACCCTCCGCGAATTGCAGATGATTGAGTGTGTAAATGAAGAATCTAGGCTTTCTAAAATAAGAAAAGATTTGAACGAGAATATTCAAAAATATCTTGATTTACGCGGAATGCAACTCTTAGTCACAAAACAACGACCCTTTGATTTTATAATGATGATAGAACAGCTCAGGTTTCAAACCAGATGGAATCAAACTCCAAGAGTTCCAAAGACAAGCGTTTTGGGGCATTGCTATTTTGTATAA